The region CGGAAAAATCCGCTCCGGCCCTGTTTTTGCGCCGCGCGCGGATTTCTTCGGAAGTTTTCAAATTCGCCTCTTGACAGTTAGACAAAGCTAACTTATTATATTGGCGTGGTTAGCGAGAGCTAACGCAAGGATGAAAAACGATGGCAGATAAGACGACGCTGACAGGAAATTCAGTTGAAAAATTGTTTGCGCTTCACTGCGCGCCCGCCCTCGCCGGCATCAAGCCGTCGAATCTCTTCACCCTCCACTTTTCGGAGGGGCGGCGCGAGGAGCGGGAGCTGTGCGAGGCGGCGGAAAGCCTGAACGCGTGCGGAGTGAAAACTGAAATCCTCTGCGAGTGCGAACGTTATGCGCTCGTCTTCGTCTATCGCGAAGATCTGCTCGCTGAGTCGATAGGCGAGGAAGGCGCGGATTTTCTCTCGGAGTACGGCTACGCGAAAGATCTGACTCTGGAAGGCAGGATAGCGAGGCTGAAGTCCCGCCTGGTGAAGTGCGGCGAATTTCCGCACGAGATAGGTATTTTTCTCGGCTATCCGGTAGAGGACGTGCGCGGCTTCATCTCGAACGAAGGCAGGAATTTCAAAGCCTGCGGCACGTGGAAGGTCTACGGCGACGGCGAACGCGCGGCGGGGCTTTTCGAGAGCTATCGCAGATGCACGGAATATTTCTGCGCGATGATAGAAAGGGGCGCGCGCATAGCTCAGCTCGCCGAGCGCGCCTTCCCGGCGTAAACGTGAAAGAACTGCTCCCGCAGGCGCGGGGATAAAATTTAGAAAGGCGGAAATACAGATGGATAAGATAGCTGTCATATACTGGAGCGCGACGGGCAACACGGAAACTATGGCGAACGCGATAACCGAGGGAATCCGCGCCGAAGGAGCGCACGCCGACCTTTTCTCGGTCTCCGAGTTCGGATCGCGCAGCACCGCCGAATACGCGAAGCTCGCGCTCGGCTGCCCTTCGATGGGGGCTGAGGTGCTTGAGGAATGCGAGTTCGAGCCGTTCCTCTGCTCGATAGAGCCCGAGCTCGCCGGTAAGAAAGTGGCCCTCTTCGGCTCGTTCGGCTGGGGCGACGGCGAATGGATGCGCAACTGGGAAGACCGTATGAAGAAAGACGGCTGCGCGCTTTTCGAGCAGGGGCTTATCATCAACCTCACGCCTGACGACGACGGCAGAAAGCAGTGCGAAGAGTTCGGAAAACGCTTCGCTAAATTCTAATTCAAATTTGCAGATTACGCCCGCCGCGGACGCGCGGCGGAGCGAAGGCTTAAAACTCCTCCGATAGAGTTCAACTCCACACCCCACACATCCCGGCCCGCGGCCTTCCTCCCGCGGGCCGGATCTTTTTACGGCCGGGCGGCTTTTTAAGAAAAGGCCGCGCCGTCCGGGAAAGCCTCTGCGCCCGGTGAAGCTGGGCGGCCGTTTCAGACGGCGGAAACATTTATGGCGCTCGGGCAAATTTCCGTATAGACTGCCACGGTTCATCCGGCAAAGAAGATTTGCATGGCGGCATATATATTTGTATGAAAAGTTAATCGGGTATAACGAAGCGTTAATGTAAGGCCGATGAAGCGTATATTGCCGTGGGCGCCGGGGTTTTGCGCCGCCGCGCCGGACAATGACGCGG is a window of Cloacibacillus sp. An23 DNA encoding:
- a CDS encoding DUF3793 family protein, which translates into the protein MADKTTLTGNSVEKLFALHCAPALAGIKPSNLFTLHFSEGRREERELCEAAESLNACGVKTEILCECERYALVFVYREDLLAESIGEEGADFLSEYGYAKDLTLEGRIARLKSRLVKCGEFPHEIGIFLGYPVEDVRGFISNEGRNFKACGTWKVYGDGERAAGLFESYRRCTEYFCAMIERGARIAQLAERAFPA
- a CDS encoding flavodoxin is translated as MDKIAVIYWSATGNTETMANAITEGIRAEGAHADLFSVSEFGSRSTAEYAKLALGCPSMGAEVLEECEFEPFLCSIEPELAGKKVALFGSFGWGDGEWMRNWEDRMKKDGCALFEQGLIINLTPDDDGRKQCEEFGKRFAKF